A genomic region of Leptolyngbya sp. NIES-2104 contains the following coding sequences:
- the rplO gene encoding 50S ribosomal protein L15 — protein MRLEDAVPQPGSTKRKRRIGRGISAGQGASGGYGMRGQKSRSGRPTRPGFEGGQTPLYRRLPKLKYFTVINRKFFTAINVGDLAELDANSEVTLSSLMDAGIVTQDDGPLKILGDGELSVKLSVKAAAFTEGAKSKIEAAGGTCEVV, from the coding sequence ATGAGATTAGAAGATGCTGTGCCCCAACCAGGCTCTACCAAGCGGAAACGTCGCATCGGTCGCGGCATTTCTGCGGGTCAAGGCGCGAGTGGTGGCTATGGAATGCGGGGTCAAAAATCTCGATCGGGTCGTCCGACTCGTCCGGGGTTTGAAGGGGGTCAAACGCCGCTGTATCGTCGCTTGCCGAAGTTGAAATACTTTACGGTGATCAATCGTAAGTTCTTCACGGCGATCAATGTGGGCGATTTAGCTGAGTTGGATGCCAATTCTGAGGTGACGTTATCTTCGCTGATGGATGCGGGGATTGTGACACAAGATGATGGACCGCTGAAGATTTTGGGCGATGGTGAGTTGTCGGTGAAGCTGAGCGTGAAAGCGGCAGCGTTTACTGAGGGCGCGAAGTCGAAGATCGAAGCGGCTGGCGGAACTTGTGAAGTGGTTTAA
- the rpsH gene encoding 30S ribosomal protein S8, with product MAANDTISDMLTRIRNASLARHQTTEVPSTRMTRSIAQVLVAEGFIASIEEVGEIPKKNLVLGLKYKGKSRKPIITALKRISRPGLRVYSNHKDLPRVLGGIGIAIVSTSSGIMTDREARKSGVGGEVLCYVW from the coding sequence ATGGCAGCAAACGATACCATTTCAGATATGCTGACGCGCATTCGGAACGCAAGCTTAGCGCGTCACCAAACGACCGAAGTTCCATCGACCCGCATGACTCGCAGTATTGCTCAAGTCCTAGTCGCGGAAGGCTTTATCGCTTCCATCGAAGAAGTGGGCGAAATTCCGAAAAAGAATCTCGTTCTCGGACTCAAGTACAAAGGCAAAAGTCGCAAACCGATTATTACTGCCTTAAAGCGCATTAGTCGCCCTGGATTGCGCGTCTACTCGAACCACAAAGACCTCCCTCGCGTCTTAGGTGGAATCGGGATCGCGATCGTATCAACATCAAGCGGCATTATGACCGATCGCGAAGCTCGTAAATCGGGTGTTGGCGGTGAAGTCCTTTGCTACGTCTGGTAG
- the rplF gene encoding 50S ribosomal protein L6: MSRIGKRPITIPAKVTVTVNGQEVVVKGPKGELSRVLPAGVTINTQDDVVNVNRVNESRMARERHGLCRTLVANMVEGVSNGFQRRLEIQGVGYRAAVQGRNLNLSMGYSHPVLIEPPEGIQFQVENNTNVIVTGIDKEIVGNTAAKIRSVRPPEPYKGKGIRYQGEAVRRKVGKTGGKGKK, translated from the coding sequence ATGTCTCGTATTGGAAAACGTCCGATTACAATCCCTGCAAAAGTAACCGTCACGGTGAATGGTCAGGAAGTCGTCGTCAAAGGACCGAAAGGCGAACTATCGAGAGTGCTTCCGGCAGGAGTCACGATCAATACCCAAGACGACGTGGTTAATGTGAATCGCGTCAACGAATCCCGCATGGCTCGTGAGCGTCATGGTCTATGTCGTACGCTGGTCGCCAACATGGTCGAAGGAGTCTCTAACGGATTTCAACGCCGTCTAGAGATTCAAGGGGTCGGTTATCGTGCCGCAGTTCAAGGTAGAAATCTGAACCTGAGCATGGGTTACAGTCACCCTGTCTTAATCGAACCGCCCGAAGGAATTCAATTCCAAGTGGAAAACAACACTAACGTGATTGTGACCGGAATTGATAAAGAGATTGTCGGCAACACGGCTGCGAAAATTCGATCGGTGCGTCCCCCGGAACCTTACAAGGGCAAGGGAATTCGCTATCAAGGCGAAGCAGTTCGCCGCAAGGTTGGTAAGACTGGCGGTAAAGGGAAGAAATAA
- a CDS encoding carboxypeptidase regulatory-like domain-containing protein — MSGTTTLKQLQDDYRRNYYNIRPIEPFTPDPTTPKLGTNALEKALESLEKREIDALASDAPIVQSFLEEGVAEGGKQGEMNFVRGRSAFKNQGFAVFPSREFKSPDNKEYLPRTDRESYAMAVRAGTNNTNELRRLIDDALSDLNKPETTLRKAQDYLKTQESLNPQNSPSQSNSSPTNPTGSTTDQGTKGWWKEPGIVAALVAAFASIVVAVLNPQFVGAIISTIRSWIQGNTKTPQRADRRIIGRVLNDVTNIGIEGAQVILETGSAPLSRSTDSNGYFFFSFQSTRDEVRVCVDANGYTRFDQLINLADEQEITKDIKLSPLSISQLRRNRTIVGRVVNNSKFGIKGARVILEAQGVPQVTNTDENGYFFFSFQSSKDTVRVIVESNGHRGSETLVPLLNDEENTETRVTISLDQA, encoded by the coding sequence ACAACTTTGAAGCAGCTTCAAGACGACTATAGGAGAAATTACTATAACATTCGTCCCATCGAACCATTTACTCCCGATCCAACTACTCCAAAACTAGGTACAAACGCTTTAGAAAAAGCTCTAGAGAGCTTGGAAAAGCGAGAAATTGATGCACTTGCTAGTGACGCTCCTATTGTTCAGTCCTTTCTAGAAGAGGGTGTAGCAGAAGGAGGAAAACAAGGAGAAATGAATTTTGTACGTGGAAGATCTGCATTCAAAAATCAAGGGTTCGCTGTCTTTCCTTCCAGAGAGTTCAAGTCTCCTGACAATAAAGAGTACTTACCGAGAACAGATAGGGAGTCTTATGCAATGGCAGTGAGAGCAGGAACCAACAACACCAATGAGTTACGAAGATTAATTGATGATGCTTTGAGTGACTTAAATAAGCCAGAAACCACCTTGAGAAAGGCTCAAGACTATTTGAAGACTCAAGAATCTTTGAATCCGCAGAATAGCCCATCGCAAAGCAACTCGTCACCTACAAATCCAACAGGTTCTACAACAGATCAGGGGACTAAAGGCTGGTGGAAAGAGCCTGGAATCGTTGCTGCTCTAGTTGCTGCTTTTGCATCAATTGTTGTTGCTGTTCTCAATCCTCAGTTTGTTGGCGCAATTATTAGCACGATACGTAGTTGGATACAAGGGAATACGAAAACGCCTCAACGCGCAGACAGAAGAATCATCGGTCGGGTGCTAAATGACGTAACTAATATTGGAATTGAAGGAGCGCAAGTGATCTTGGAGACAGGGAGCGCACCATTGAGTAGGAGTACAGATTCAAATGGATATTTCTTTTTTTCTTTTCAGAGTACTAGAGATGAAGTACGTGTATGTGTAGACGCAAATGGTTATACAAGATTCGATCAACTGATCAATCTTGCTGATGAACAAGAAATAACTAAAGACATCAAATTATCTCCACTTTCGATTTCGCAGCTACGCAGAAACAGAACAATCGTTGGTCGCGTAGTGAATAATAGTAAATTTGGAATCAAAGGGGCGCGTGTAATTCTGGAAGCTCAAGGTGTACCACAGGTTACGAATACAGACGAAAATGGATATTTCTTCTTTTCTTTTCAAAGCTCCAAAGATACAGTTCGCGTAATTGTAGAATCAAACGGGCACAGAGGATCTGAAACTCTTGTACCTCTGTTAAATGATGAAGAGAATACAGAGACAAGAGTGACTATCAGCTTAGATCAAGCTTAG
- the rpsE gene encoding 30S ribosomal protein S5, whose protein sequence is MAKAKGKEKKSREKESEFQERVVQIRRVTKVVKGGKKLSFRAIVVVGNEKGQVGVGVGKASDVIGAVKKGVADGKKHLIDVPLTKANSIPHPATATGGGAKVLMRPAAPGTGVIAGGAVRTVLELAGVKNILAKQLGSDNPLNNARAAVNALAGLRTLSDVAQERGIPVEQLYSV, encoded by the coding sequence ATGGCTAAGGCAAAAGGAAAAGAAAAGAAATCGCGTGAAAAGGAATCTGAATTCCAAGAGCGCGTGGTTCAGATCCGCCGGGTAACCAAAGTGGTGAAAGGTGGTAAAAAGCTCAGTTTTAGAGCGATCGTGGTCGTCGGTAACGAGAAAGGTCAAGTCGGTGTCGGTGTCGGCAAAGCGAGTGACGTGATCGGAGCCGTGAAAAAAGGGGTTGCAGACGGTAAAAAACATCTAATCGATGTCCCTCTAACCAAAGCAAACTCGATTCCTCACCCTGCGACTGCAACAGGCGGCGGCGCGAAAGTGCTGATGCGTCCTGCGGCTCCGGGGACTGGGGTAATTGCGGGTGGTGCGGTTCGTACCGTGTTGGAACTTGCTGGCGTGAAGAACATTCTGGCGAAACAGCTTGGATCAGATAACCCGCTGAACAATGCGCGTGCGGCGGTGAATGCGTTAGCTGGACTCCGCACTCTATCGGATGTAGCACAAGAGCGCGGCATTCCGGTTGAACAACTCTACAGCGTTTAG
- the rplR gene encoding 50S ribosomal protein L18, whose product MSKVSRRESTRVRHARIRRRMSGTPERPRLAVFKSNHHIYAQLIDDVAQHTIASASTVDPELKEKIESGANCTAASEVGKLIAERAKAKGIEQVVFDRGGNLYHGRIQTLADAAREAGLNF is encoded by the coding sequence ATGAGCAAAGTAAGTCGTCGAGAATCTACACGGGTTCGCCATGCTCGGATTCGCCGCCGTATGTCTGGCACTCCAGAGCGTCCCCGGTTAGCGGTCTTCAAGTCGAATCATCATATCTATGCTCAATTGATTGATGATGTGGCGCAACATACGATCGCATCTGCTTCCACAGTCGATCCTGAACTCAAAGAAAAGATCGAATCAGGAGCAAACTGTACGGCTGCATCAGAAGTCGGCAAATTGATCGCTGAACGTGCGAAAGCGAAAGGGATCGAGCAAGTGGTGTTCGATCGCGGTGGGAACTTATATCATGGTCGCATCCAGACCTTAGCGGATGCTGCCCGTGAAGCGGGTCTGAACTTCTAG